In one Cronobacter dublinensis subsp. dublinensis LMG 23823 genomic region, the following are encoded:
- a CDS encoding MarR family winged helix-turn-helix transcriptional regulator has protein sequence MKDHVDVVIGQWHRAMPELDASSMKIFGRMLRLIKHLGKARASALAPFGFRDGEFDVLATLRRAGEPYCLSPTQLYTSLLVTSGAMTHRLNHLEQQGLIARLTDPDDKRSTLVSLTATGRERIEAALVVHTATQESILQPLSGPERQQLESLLRTLLLTFPAETRAENA, from the coding sequence ATGAAAGACCATGTAGATGTTGTTATCGGCCAGTGGCACCGCGCGATGCCTGAACTGGATGCGTCGTCGATGAAAATTTTCGGGAGAATGCTGCGGCTCATTAAGCATCTTGGCAAAGCGCGAGCCAGCGCGTTGGCGCCGTTCGGCTTTCGCGACGGCGAGTTCGACGTGCTTGCCACCCTGCGCCGCGCCGGTGAACCCTATTGCCTGTCGCCCACTCAGCTTTATACCTCGCTGCTGGTCACCTCTGGCGCCATGACCCATCGCCTGAATCATCTTGAACAGCAGGGGCTCATTGCCCGCCTTACCGACCCTGACGATAAGCGCAGCACGCTGGTGAGCCTCACCGCCACGGGCCGTGAGCGTATCGAAGCGGCGCTGGTCGTTCATACCGCGACGCAGGAATCGATACTGCAACCTTTATCGGGGCCTGAACGCCAGCAGCTGGAATCGCTGTTACGAACGTTATTGCTCACCTTCCCGGCGGAAACCAGGGCGGAGAACGCGTAA
- a CDS encoding ShlB/FhaC/HecB family hemolysin secretion/activation protein, producing MQGKALPGRGLILLLATLPVTLIAAPGDPSLLPQAEEQFQHQQQQQKAREARLAAEAPDIRIPVATASSSHLQFPDENPCFTIKRVTLTGKAALPHWVPLQRLADQAVGHCLGVQGINMIIGTLQDRIIEHGWVTTRVLAPQQDLREGELTLRIVPGRIRDVALTSDSGRYIRLWPTMPAHAGNLLDLRDIEQGLENMQRLPTVQARMELQPGDAPGESDIVIQRVQSRFWRVGAWVDDTGTESTGRYQGGVMLALDNPALLSDLFYVTASRDLGFAGRKSSKNISGHYSVPFGYWTLGLTASDYQYSQTIAGRNADILYAGKSHSLDVQLSRVLHRGAASKTSVTWDVLMREARNYIEDVEVENQRRRTSAWRLGLEHRHYLGPATLDASVSYQRGTRWFGAQPAWEEDVDDETYATALSKIVTWKASLTMPFTLWSQDFSWTTQYNRQMSDTPLTPQEEFSIGNRWTVRGFDGERTLSASRGWTLQNTLAWSTPLPAQELYLGADYGEVGGNSSTHAELSGQHLAGGVLGMRGAIERAHLSYDLFSGVPFSKPPGFKTDPVTFGFSLNWNY from the coding sequence ATGCAGGGAAAAGCGCTTCCTGGGCGCGGGCTGATATTATTGCTGGCGACGCTTCCCGTCACCCTTATTGCGGCGCCTGGCGACCCGTCTCTTTTGCCGCAGGCGGAAGAACAGTTCCAGCATCAGCAGCAACAGCAAAAGGCGCGTGAAGCCCGGCTCGCCGCGGAAGCGCCGGATATTCGTATCCCGGTTGCCACCGCGTCATCCTCACATCTGCAGTTTCCGGATGAGAACCCCTGCTTCACTATCAAGCGCGTGACGCTAACCGGCAAAGCGGCGCTGCCTCACTGGGTGCCGCTACAGCGCCTGGCGGACCAGGCGGTGGGGCACTGCCTGGGCGTGCAGGGCATTAATATGATTATCGGCACCCTGCAAGACCGCATCATTGAACACGGCTGGGTAACGACTCGCGTGCTGGCCCCGCAGCAGGATCTGCGTGAAGGCGAACTCACGCTGCGGATAGTGCCAGGCCGCATCCGCGACGTCGCGCTGACGTCTGACTCCGGGCGCTATATCCGGCTTTGGCCGACGATGCCCGCCCACGCGGGTAATCTGCTCGACCTGCGGGATATCGAACAGGGGCTTGAGAATATGCAGCGCCTGCCGACCGTGCAGGCGCGTATGGAGCTTCAGCCCGGCGATGCGCCAGGCGAGAGCGATATTGTTATTCAGCGCGTGCAGAGCCGGTTCTGGCGCGTTGGCGCCTGGGTTGACGACACCGGTACGGAAAGCACGGGCCGCTATCAGGGCGGCGTGATGCTGGCGCTGGATAACCCCGCCTTGCTGAGCGATCTCTTTTATGTCACCGCCAGCCGCGATCTGGGCTTCGCCGGGCGCAAGAGCAGCAAAAACATTTCCGGTCACTATTCGGTGCCATTTGGCTACTGGACGCTCGGGCTGACCGCCAGCGACTACCAGTACAGCCAGACCATCGCCGGGCGCAACGCAGACATCCTTTACGCCGGTAAAAGCCACTCCCTGGACGTACAGCTAAGCCGCGTGCTGCATCGCGGCGCGGCCTCTAAAACCAGCGTGACCTGGGACGTTCTCATGCGTGAAGCGCGCAACTATATCGAAGATGTTGAGGTGGAGAACCAGCGGCGGCGCACCAGCGCCTGGCGCTTAGGCCTTGAGCATCGTCACTACCTGGGGCCCGCCACGCTTGACGCCAGCGTCAGTTACCAGCGTGGCACCCGCTGGTTCGGCGCGCAGCCTGCCTGGGAAGAAGACGTTGATGACGAGACCTATGCCACCGCGCTTTCAAAAATAGTGACCTGGAAAGCCTCGCTGACCATGCCCTTTACGCTGTGGTCGCAGGACTTCAGCTGGACGACCCAGTACAACCGTCAGATGAGCGACACGCCGCTGACGCCGCAGGAAGAGTTTTCCATCGGCAACCGCTGGACGGTGCGGGGCTTTGACGGTGAGCGCACCCTTAGCGCCAGCCGCGGCTGGACGCTGCAAAACACGCTCGCCTGGAGTACCCCGCTGCCCGCGCAGGAGCTCTATTTGGGGGCGGATTATGGCGAAGTGGGCGGTAATAGCAGCACACACGCCGAGCTGAGCGGCCAGCATCTGGCGGGCGGCGTGCTGGGAATGCGTGGCGCGATTGAGCGCGCGCACCTGAGCTATGACCTGTTCAGCGGCGTCCCGTTCTCAAAGCCGCCTGGCTTTAAAACCGACCCCGTCACCTTTGGCTTTAGCCTCAACTGGAACTACTAA
- a CDS encoding YecA/YgfB family protein: MNEGPLTEKELQWLDDMLEKYGSEASIVDVAELDGLLTAVLSGPRSIEPSEWLVALWGGQNRIPRWSNEREMNRFMSLCFQHMNDIADRLAEFPEQFDPLFGVRETEGQEFTVVEEWCFGYMRGVALSDWSSLPASLQPALDAIALHGKEENFPQLEALSPEELEERFAAIRPAALALHDYWIAQPDAIQEPQQPLVADQKPGRNDPCFCGSGKKYKHCCLH, encoded by the coding sequence ATGAACGAAGGCCCATTGACCGAGAAAGAGCTGCAATGGCTTGACGATATGCTGGAAAAATATGGCAGCGAGGCGTCGATTGTTGACGTCGCCGAGCTGGATGGCCTGCTGACCGCCGTGCTTTCCGGCCCGCGCAGCATTGAACCGAGCGAATGGCTGGTCGCGCTCTGGGGCGGACAAAACCGTATTCCGCGCTGGAGCAACGAGCGTGAGATGAACCGCTTTATGTCGCTGTGCTTCCAGCATATGAATGATATCGCCGACCGCCTCGCGGAGTTCCCGGAGCAGTTTGATCCGCTGTTTGGCGTGCGCGAGACCGAAGGCCAGGAGTTCACCGTGGTGGAAGAGTGGTGCTTTGGCTATATGCGCGGCGTGGCGCTGAGCGACTGGTCATCACTGCCTGCATCTTTACAGCCCGCGCTGGACGCCATCGCCCTGCACGGCAAGGAAGAAAACTTCCCGCAGTTGGAGGCGCTTTCACCTGAAGAGCTGGAAGAGCGCTTTGCGGCGATCCGCCCTGCGGCCCTGGCGCTGCACGACTACTGGATTGCCCAGCCGGACGCAATCCAGGAGCCGCAGCAGCCGCTGGTGGCCGACCAGAAACCCGGACGCAACGATCCCTGCTTTTGCGGCAGCGGCAAAAAATATAAGCACTGCTGCCTGCACTAA
- a CDS encoding MFS transporter — protein MKRIASSPLLFAFIAFMVGLNLRPILASIGPLFTVLQREVGLSATAFSLLTTLPVAMMGVAAFSGPWLLARAGAVRGILAALFLLFIACIVRGFTASLTGLMITALAGGASIGMIQALMPALIKKRYAASASTFMSLFSTGIMAGAALAAASAEPLFSRLGLQPALATAGALALLAWLMWLPLARNRPQQNIALQKGSPATPRTGWLLLFFGIGTGAYTLVLAWLPPLYIQAGWSARSSGYMLAWLTLTEVVAGFAVSALIHRFPDRRLPLFVVLLALLAGLLCLVFAPGTTPVLSTLLLGTGIGALFPLSLIVTFDNARTPAEAGKLLSRVQGGGYMIAALMPLIAGLVRDSHVSLTAAWLVMSAGVVVLMLIAMTFKPAGVAAS, from the coding sequence GTGAAACGCATCGCCTCATCGCCTTTGCTCTTCGCTTTTATCGCGTTTATGGTCGGGCTGAATCTGCGCCCCATTCTGGCGTCCATCGGGCCGCTGTTTACTGTGCTGCAGCGCGAAGTGGGGCTATCCGCCACAGCGTTTAGCCTGCTGACGACGCTGCCGGTCGCGATGATGGGCGTGGCCGCCTTCAGCGGGCCGTGGCTGCTGGCGAGAGCCGGAGCGGTACGCGGCATCCTGGCCGCTCTTTTTCTCTTATTCATTGCCTGTATCGTGCGGGGGTTTACGGCGTCGCTGACGGGGCTGATGATCACCGCCCTGGCAGGCGGAGCCAGTATCGGCATGATTCAGGCGTTAATGCCTGCCCTGATTAAAAAAAGGTATGCGGCCTCGGCCAGCACGTTTATGTCGTTATTCAGCACCGGCATTATGGCGGGCGCCGCGCTCGCCGCCGCCAGCGCCGAGCCGCTTTTTTCACGGCTGGGGCTGCAACCTGCGCTGGCCACCGCAGGCGCGTTAGCGCTGCTGGCATGGCTGATGTGGCTGCCGCTGGCGAGAAATCGCCCGCAGCAAAACATCGCCCTGCAAAAGGGCTCGCCCGCCACGCCCCGTACCGGGTGGCTGCTGCTGTTTTTTGGGATTGGCACCGGAGCCTACACGCTGGTGCTGGCCTGGCTGCCGCCTCTCTACATTCAGGCCGGCTGGAGCGCGCGCAGCAGCGGCTATATGCTGGCCTGGCTCACGTTAACGGAAGTGGTCGCCGGGTTTGCGGTTTCCGCGCTGATCCATCGCTTCCCCGACCGCCGCCTTCCGCTGTTCGTCGTTTTACTGGCGCTGCTGGCCGGATTGCTGTGTCTCGTGTTTGCGCCGGGGACGACGCCGGTACTGTCAACGCTGCTGCTGGGCACCGGCATCGGGGCGCTGTTCCCGCTCTCGCTGATTGTCACTTTTGATAACGCGCGCACGCCTGCCGAGGCAGGCAAACTGTTGTCGAGAGTGCAGGGTGGCGGGTATATGATTGCCGCGCTTATGCCGCTGATTGCCGGGCTCGTGCGTGACAGCCACGTCTCTTTAACGGCCGCGTGGCTGGTGATGAGCGCAGGCGTAGTGGTGTTGATGCTGATAGCCATGACGTTTAAACCCGCCGGCGTCGCGGCGAGCTGA